In Ipomoea triloba cultivar NCNSP0323 chromosome 15, ASM357664v1, one genomic interval encodes:
- the LOC116007492 gene encoding phosphatidylinositol:ceramide inositolphosphotransferase 1-like, with the protein MDVVVELVKIYADMSLYIGREASKLWKRVCAETATEINLLVENWKYILGGLICQYIHGLAARGVHYIHRPGPTLQDAGFFLLPELGQDRAYVSETVFTFIFLSFVLWTFHPFIFKNKKIYTVLIWCRVLAFLVACQFLRIITFYSTQLPGPNYHCREGSKLARLPRPDNLLEVLLIVPQGVLYGCGDLIFSSHMIFSLVFVRTYYKYGSQRFIKQCAWLAVIIQSFLIVASRKHYTVDVVVAWYTVNLVVFFVDKKLPELPDRSVAAFLLPMSKDSMSKDENQKLLNGNSGEITEKRLRTQINGKIENGNTVHVEAVKNGA; encoded by the exons ATGGATGTTGTGGTAGAATTGGTGAAGATATACGCAGATATGTCGCTTTACATTGGTCGCGAGGCTTCTAAG CTTTGGAAGAGAGTTTGTGCAGAAACTGCAACAGAGATCAACCTTCTTGTCGAGAATTGGAAGTATATACTTGGTGGTTTAATTTGTCAG TACATTCATGGACTTGCTGCTCGAGGGGTTCATTACATTCATCGGCCAGGACCAACACTTCAGGATGCCGGGTTTTTCCTTCTTCCG GAACTTGGCCAGGACAGAGCTTACGTCAGTGAGACAGTTTTCACCTTCATCTTTCTGTCTTTTGTCTTG TGGACTTTCCATCCTTTCATTTTCAAGAACAAAAAGATCTACACTGTTCTAATATGGTGCAGGGTTCTGGCTTTCTTAGTC GCTTGTCAATTCCTTCGGATCATTACTTTCTACTCTACACAACTTCCAGGTCCAAATTATCACTGTCGTGAG GGATCAAAGCTTGCCAGGCTGCCTCGTCCTGATAATCTCTTGGAGGTTTTATTAATAG TTCCTCAGGGAGTGCTTTATGGCTGTGGAGATCTAATATTTTCATCTCATATGATATTCTCTCTTGTCTTTGTGCGGACGTATTATAAATATGGCTCACAAAG GTTCATAAAACAATGTGCCTGGTTAGCTGTTATCATTCAAAGCTTCTTGATTGTTGCCTCTCGCAAACATTACACTGTAGATGTTGTTGTGGCATG GTACACGGTGAATTTGGTAGTGTTCTTTGTTGACAAAAAACTTCCAGAATTGCCTGACCGATCTGTAGCAGCATTCTTGCTTCCGATGTCCAAGGACAGCATGAGTAAAGACGAGAACCAGAAACTGTTGAATGGGAATTCCGGGGAAATTACAGAGAAG aggctaagaacacaaatcaaTGGCAAGATTGAGAACGGAAACACAGTCCATGTCGAAGCAGTGAAGAACGGTGCATAA
- the LOC116006866 gene encoding zinc finger BED domain-containing protein RICESLEEPER 2-like, whose protein sequence is MESISLSGQPPPILSSEELTGVEAEAVERNQSQQQNVPPPQSVPSKKRKEVETRSPPVVSPSPETGVNVGVLTTWVFNQDAIRRALAEMILIDELPFRFVEGQGFRKFILVACPRFKIPSRWTISRDIYQIFSDERVNLNKLFRTSCQRVSITTDTWTSVKRINYMCITAHFIDNQWKLHKKIISFVPVTSHRGEYIAKALETCLLEWGLKNIFTVTVDNASSNDTAMGFFKKKLLSWGVSSVKCNYVHMRCIAHVLNLIVQDGLKDVYSSVKKVRDAVRYVRNSLARLKKFRDLADLIGVEAKSSLTLDVPTRWNSTYLMLKNAVTYQKVFEAYEENDSSFSTDLGESVLDFMDWYSVEHMVKLLKCFYEMTLRISGSLYVTANNFFSEISDLSCMLSEMVEAESASVNLMGLNMKTKFEKYWGDPDKMNAIIFYANILDPRDKIAYMPYQFTQLYGDDKGESCFKNVLTGLKNLFDDYVHGSSVSVDSATAVTGTSQSHSQSVTIGRPQSKLKSQLKKQRAEIGELGGKKTELEIYLSEEIVEDENPDFDILNWWKINTSRFPILSQLARDVLVVPISTVASESAFSTSGRVLDAFRSLLTPRIVEALVCAQDWMRLPNRPISVEENLDEVERLETELVSGSGAGSSEVGLSLPTIVVLETWTVANWQNGKWLGNYYLLLPFCNLPVWTVGTWNYEARTNG, encoded by the exons ATGGAGAGTATTAGTTTGTCTGGGCAACCTCCTCCTATACTATCTAGTGAGGAACTTACTGGGGTGGAAGCAGAAGCTGTGGAGAGAAATCAATCTCAGCAGCAAAATGTGCCTCCTCCTCAATCTGttccttcaaaaaaaagaaaggaggTTGAAACCAGATCCCCG CCTGTGGTTAGTCCTAGTCCAGAGACGGGGGTTAATGTGGGGGTCTTAACTACTTGGGTGTTCAATCAAGATGCAATTAGGAGGGCCCTAGCAGAAATGATACTCATTGATGAGCTTCCTTTCAGATTTGTAGAGGGGCAGGGGTTTAGAAAATTTATTCTTGTTGCATGTCCTAGATTTAAGATCCCATCTAGATGGACTATAAGTAGGGATATTTATCAGATTTTTTCTGATGAGAGGGTAAATCTGAACAAACTATTTAGGACTTCCTGCCAAAGAGTTAGTATCACAACTGATACTTGGACTTCTGTCAAAAGGATAAACTATATGTGCATCACAGCACATTTTATAGATAACCAATGGAAGCTACACAAAAAGATCATATCATTTGTCCCTGTCACCTCACATAGGGGGGAATACATTGCCAAAGCCTTAGAAACCTGTCTTCTAGAGTGGGGGCTAAAAAATATATTCACTGTGACTGTTGACAATGCCTCTAGTAATGACACTGCTATGGGTTTCTTCAAAAAGAAGTTGCTGTCTTGGGGGGTTTCTTCTGTGAAATGCAATTATGTGCACATGAGATGCATTGCACATGTCTTAAATTTGATTGTCCAGGATGGGTTAAAGGATGTATACAGTTCTGTAAAGAAGGTGAGGGATGCAGTTAGATATGTGAGAAATTCTCTTGCTAGGCTAAAAAAGTTCAGGGACCTTGCTGATTTAATAGGGGTGGAAGCCAAGTCTAGTTTGACTCTTGATGTACCAACTAGATGGAACTCAACCTACTTGATGCTTAAGAATGCAGTCacatatcaaaaggtatttgaGGCCTATGAAGAAAATGATAGTTCATTCTCCACTGATTTAGGTGAATCTGTCCTAGATTTTATGGATTGGTATTCTGTTGAGCATATGGTGAAGTTGCTTAAATGTTTTTATGAGATGACCCTAAGGATTTCTGGTTCTCTGTATGTGACTGCCAATAATTTCTTCTCTGAAATTTCTGACTTGTCTTGCATGCTGTCTGAAATGGTGGAAGCTGAATCTGCCTCTGTTAATCTGATGggtttaaatatgaaaacaaagTTTGAGAAATATTGGGGTGATCCTGATAAAATGAATGCCATCATTTTTTATGCAAATATATTGGATCCAAGGGATAAAATTGCATACATGCCATACCAGTTCACACAACTATATGGTGATGATAAGGGAGAATCTTGTTTCAAAAATGTTTTAACTGGTCTGAAGAATTTGTTTGATGACTATGTGCATGGTTCATCTGTCAGTGTTGATTCTGCTACTGCTGTCACTGGTACATCCCAGTCCCACTCTCAATCTGTCACCATTGGTAGACCACAGTCTAAACTGAAATCTCAGTTAAAAAAGCAAAGAGCAGAGATTGGTGAGTTGGGAGGCAAAAAAACTGAGCTGGAAATCTATCTAAGTGAGGAAATTGTGGAGGATGAAAATCCtgattttgacattttaaattgGTGGAAGATCAATACTAGTAGGTTTCCTATCCTCTCCCAATTGGCTAGGGATGTTCTTGTTGTTCCCATTTCAACTGTAGCCTCTGAGTCTGCTTTTAGCACTAGTGGGAGAGTGCTAGATGCATTTAGGAGTTTATTAACTCCTAGAATAGTGGAAGCACTTGTGTGTGCCCAAGATTGGATGAGGTTGCCGAATCGACCCATCTCAGTAGAAGAAAATCTGGATGAAGTGGAGAGATTAGAAACAG AACTGGTGAGTGGCAGTGGAGCTGGGAGCAGTGAAGTTGGTTTATCACTTCCCACAATTGTT GTGTTGGAAACTTGGACAGTTGCCAATTGGCAAAATGGCAAGTGGCTGGGCAACTATTATTTGTTGCTGCCATTTTGCAATTTGCCAGTTTGGACTGTTGGAACTTGGAACTATGAGGCAAGAACAAATGGATAA
- the LOC116007166 gene encoding uncharacterized protein LOC116007166 has product MKFSKESLSSVWSMGYSLGTSGRTSGQQDISDELQVNRASTFHDRHEFPSSKPCIDKRHEVRVHAVNAHLVQLKTSKNFQIGSVSSKGDELVKHMSNLPVYLQRAENERSVQEKALNFGVLDWKRLENWKLNESMPAGSHRKSSSAGSDSLVVTGKPPKVCAMSSSQEKKLRIGTSKMNTDNEDNLAPQNCAPKPQKMVNLSPKAKHSRRSYSGIPQISESRTLSNVDSVEPEKNRDSGSYFSQEPYYKELYPTRLSCSLPINESSSSKSGRKQQNSYAHRRNSDFLPCHSQDDMLTLPTQTEAKRHSKKKPSLTSLDSFETSQKMDLDIAGQPALEGRHLSHNRKFSFSLGRLSISFTSKQTSVLPELSSENCTSHFMDSDTRDKANGSGGGRSSPLRRLLNPLVRSKRIHSAKTSKPTTNSNENVSAKKHELSTSEALLHLMCKEGLPFFKFVANNGNDILAAAVKKLPTSGKGDGCLIYSFCKVSVIKKKTGGWVGQGSKEKCSGLGYNIIGMMKVSSSRVLNPNSEDREDESVVRESVLYSVDLGQGDKQTPEFLPNRELAAIMVRNQTMKHNEGDIVVILPGAIHGLPHKGAPSSLIERWRSGGSCDCGGWDIGCKLRVLAGDGKNHDNQDSISLFVQRGDQEKEPVFCLSPLKNGLYSVQYDASITLLETFSACVAILTSQKLSHILKVPKQKKIISASSTTIQGQGPARYVPSPPLSPVGRI; this is encoded by the exons ATGAAATTCAGCAAAGAGAGTTTATCTAGTGTTTGGAGTATGGGATACAGTCTAGGAACTAGTGGAAGGACTTCTGGGCAGCAAGACATATCAGATGAATTGCAAGTAAATCGAGCTTCTACGTTTCATGACAGGCATGAATTCCCTTCCAGCAAACCTTGTATTGATAAGCGTCATGAAGTGAGAGTGCATGCTGTGAATGCACATTTGGTCCAGCTGAAAACTTCCAAGAATTTCCAAATAGGGAGTGTTAGCAGCAAAGGCGATGAGCTTGTGAAACACATGTCGAATTTGCCCGTGTATCTCCAGCGAGCAGAGAATGAAAGAAGTGTCCAAGAAAAAGCTTTGAATTTCGGAGTTCTTGACTGGAAACGTCTGGAGAATTGGAAGTTGAATGAGAGTATGCCTGCAGGAAGTCACCGAAAATCATCTTCTGCTGGGAGTGATTCTCTTGTTGTGACTGGCAAGCCTCCTAAAGTTTGTGCCATGTCTTCATCTCAAGAAAAAAAGCTTAGAATTGGTACAAGTAAGATGAACACAGACAATGAAGACAATCTTGCTCCTCAAAATTGTGCTCCTAAGCCTCAAAAGATGGTTAACCTTTCACCCAAGGCCAAACATTCTCGTAGGAGTTATTCAGGAATTCCTCAGATTTCAGAATCAAGAACACTTTCCAATGTCGATTCAGTAGAGCCAGAGAAGAATAGAGATTCTGGTAGCTATTTTTCTCAGGAACCTTACTATAAAGAACTCTATCCCACTAGACTTTCATGTTCCTTGCCTATAAACGAGTCAAGTAGCAGCAAATCTGGAAGGAAACAACAGAACTCATATGCTCATCGCAGAAATTCAGATTTTCTCCCATGTCATAGCCAAGATGACATGCTAACTTTACCTACTCAGACTGAAGCTAAGCGTCACTCAAAGAAGAAACCTAGTCTCACATCCTTGGACTCATTTGAGACTTCCCAAAAAATGGATCTGGATATTGCTGGACAGCCTGCCTTGGAAGGAAGGCATCTATCACATAATCGAAAGTTTAGCTTCAGTCTTGGTAGGTTGAGCATAAGTTTCACCTCTAAACAGACTTCAGTACTTCCAGAATTGAGTTCTGAGAATTGTACCTCTCATTTTATGGATAGTGATACGAGAGACAAGGCAAATGGTAGTGGCGGTGGGAGATCTAGCCCTCTGAGGAGGTTGTTAAACCCCCTAGTGAGATCCAAGAGAATTCATTCTGCCAAGACTAGTAAGCCTACAACAAACAGCAACGAAAATGTTTCTGCGAAGAAGCATGAGCTGTCGACTTCTGAGGCTCTTCTGCATCTCATGTGTAAAGAAGGACTCCCATTCTTTAAATTTGTTGCGAATAATGGAAACGACATTTTAGCTGCTGCTGTCAAAAAATTGCCAACATCTGGCAAGGGAGATGGCTGTCTGATTTATTCTTTCTGTAAGGTTTCtgtaataaaaaagaaaaccgGGGGTTGGGTAGGCCAGGGATCAAAAGAGAAGTGCAGTGGACTTGGTTATAACATCATCGGTATGATGAAGGTTTCTAGCTCTCGTGTCTTGAACCCAAACTCAGAGGATCGCGAGGATGAATCTGTTGTGAGAGAATCTGTCTTGTACAGTGTTGATTTGGGACAGGGAGACAAGCAAACACCCGAGTTCTTGCCAAACAGAGAGCTTGCAGCCATTATGGTCAGGAACCAAACGATGAAACATAACGAAGGAGACATCGTAGTTATCCTTCCCGGTGCTATTCATGGCTTGCCACATAAAGGTGCACCTTCATCACTGATTGAAAGATGGAGATCCGGTGGATCGTGTGATTGTGGAGGGTGGGACATTGGCTGCAAGTTACGAGTTCTAGCTGGCGATGGAAAAAACCATGACAACCAAGATTCTATATCTCTTTTCGTTCAG AGGGGAGACCAGGAGAAGGAACCTGTGTTTTGTCTGTCACCATTGAAGAATGGACTCTATTCTGTACAATACGACGCATCAATCACTTTGCTCGAAACATTCTCAGCATGCGTCGCCATTTTAACTAGCCAGAAACTATCCCATATCTTGAAAGTGCCCAAGCAGAAAAAGATTATCTCAGCTTCATCAACCACAATCCAAGGGCAAGGGCCTGCAAGATATGTCCCTTCTCCACCTCTTTCGCCAGTTGGAAGAATCtag